One segment of Candidatus Melainabacteria bacterium DNA contains the following:
- a CDS encoding SMI1/KNR4 family protein — protein sequence MNDALSNLVSTLQQWEWVTEEQLLGCTNEEIAALEEQFAVSLPVTYKEFLTVMGKGAGRFERDASWKYHALKHAREEAEHLLADIERIRGEEEEEQDNDENADSTDASPKTLKPLVPLKPTDFVFLCGSYNFLYFDTTKGDNPPVQLIEESEDEPNTTFPSFTNWLEVVAHYVARNSKILKDRKAELKAMGIGGD from the coding sequence ATGAATGATGCTTTATCGAATCTAGTTTCGACACTCCAGCAGTGGGAGTGGGTTACAGAAGAGCAATTACTTGGATGCACTAATGAAGAGATAGCAGCATTGGAAGAACAATTTGCAGTGTCGCTTCCGGTCACGTACAAAGAGTTTCTTACAGTAATGGGAAAAGGTGCTGGACGTTTTGAGCGAGATGCTTCCTGGAAATATCATGCACTGAAACATGCCAGGGAGGAAGCGGAACACCTTCTTGCCGACATAGAGAGAATAAGAGGAGAAGAAGAAGAGGAACAAGATAACGACGAAAACGCTGACAGTACAGATGCGTCTCCCAAAACCCTAAAGCCGCTCGTTCCTCTTAAACCAACGGATTTTGTCTTTTTGTGCGGCAGCTATAACTTCTTGTACTTCGATACCACAAAAGGTGACAACCCGCCGGTCCAATTGATTGAAGAATCTGAGGATGAGCCCAACACAACGTTTCCCTCATTCACCAATTGGCTCGAAGTCGTCGCACATTATGTCGCAAGAAACAGCAAAATTCTGAAAGACAGAAAAGCTGAATTGAAAGCGATGGGGATTGGTGGGGATTGA
- a CDS encoding suppressor of fused domain protein, whose amino-acid sequence MRVEAMLSPRSLEIQKHYETAFGSTATAIKFDKGPVHQLPNDFCVFEVPPGSKSKVWIYATCGMSFGDSKPIEVFLISPKKAPELVELFYAIAHFHLTGEHLDSGHTVNFGRPWLPGSRCDYGILSTMEGAKVQWANIEKKKVHFLWLIPITKAEREYKIKFGVDALDKKFVEKDVDCEDPLRQSAI is encoded by the coding sequence ATGCGAGTTGAAGCCATGTTGTCACCACGTTCGCTGGAAATTCAAAAGCATTACGAGACAGCCTTTGGTAGCACAGCTACTGCAATAAAATTCGACAAAGGTCCCGTACATCAGTTACCCAACGATTTCTGCGTCTTCGAAGTCCCCCCTGGAAGCAAGAGTAAAGTATGGATATACGCTACTTGCGGCATGTCATTTGGCGACTCGAAACCGATCGAAGTGTTCTTGATCTCGCCAAAGAAGGCGCCGGAATTAGTCGAACTCTTTTATGCTATTGCGCACTTCCATTTGACCGGTGAACATCTCGACAGTGGGCATACAGTCAATTTCGGAAGGCCATGGTTACCAGGATCTCGATGCGATTATGGCATTTTGTCGACGATGGAGGGTGCCAAGGTTCAATGGGCAAATATAGAAAAAAAGAAAGTCCATTTTTTGTGGCTGATACCAATAACGAAAGCTGAACGCGAATACAAAATCAAATTTGGAGTTGATGCACTCGACAAGAAGTTCGTAGAGAAAGACGTGGATTGCGAAGATCCGTTGCGGCAAAGCGCCATCTGA
- a CDS encoding antibiotic biosynthesis monooxygenase has translation MFAVIYNFKVRQGQEQEFELAWCKRTEEIKNTYGGLGSRLHRASDGRWIAYAQWPSRERWVAASKDAGETTEAQLAMRAACESVETLFELDVRKDLLTKHVSE, from the coding sequence ATGTTTGCGGTCATATACAACTTTAAAGTGCGGCAGGGACAAGAGCAAGAGTTTGAACTGGCTTGGTGCAAACGCACGGAAGAAATAAAAAATACATACGGAGGACTCGGGTCACGGTTGCACCGGGCTTCGGATGGCAGATGGATTGCTTACGCGCAATGGCCGAGCCGTGAGCGCTGGGTGGCAGCCAGCAAGGACGCAGGAGAAACCACCGAAGCCCAGCTAGCCATGCGTGCAGCTTGTGAATCTGTGGAAACGCTTTTTGAACTGGACGTGAGAAAAGACCTTTTGACAAAACATGTTTCGGAATAA
- a CDS encoding citrate synthase, protein MSFRGRPVNNETLTITDNRTGRKYELAITDNTIRANDLRQIKVDAEDFGLMTYDPSFMSTAACRSSITFIDGERGILRYRGYPIEQLAEKASFLEVAYLLNQGALPDQKQFDRWTDEIKTHTYVHTNITKFLEGFRYDAHPMGMMLSTVSALSTFYPDAKNIRDPENRYLQRVRLLAKAPTIAAFSFRHSRGLPFVFPDNDLDYVGNFVNMTFSIGGRHKPNPVLQRALEVLFVLHADHEQNCSTSAVRAVGSSHVDLFSAVSAGIAALYGPLHGGANEAVIKMLDEIGSVQNVPNFIKEVKEGKRLLMGFGHRVYKSYDPRAKLIKQIADEVFDQTGLNPKLKIALELERIALEEDYFVSRKLYPNVDFYSGLIYQAMGYPTDYFTVLFALGRMPGWLAQWEEMLLDDDQKIARPRQIYTGSEERPYVPMEKRKTSVTA, encoded by the coding sequence ATGTCTTTTAGAGGACGGCCTGTGAATAATGAAACGCTGACAATTACCGACAATCGTACGGGGCGAAAATATGAGTTGGCGATAACTGACAACACTATCCGGGCTAACGACCTCAGGCAAATCAAAGTCGATGCCGAGGATTTCGGGCTTATGACTTACGACCCATCCTTCATGAGTACTGCTGCCTGCCGCAGCTCAATTACTTTCATCGACGGCGAGCGCGGCATTTTGCGCTATAGAGGTTATCCGATTGAGCAACTGGCTGAGAAGGCTAGCTTTCTTGAAGTTGCCTACTTGCTCAATCAAGGCGCACTCCCGGACCAGAAGCAGTTCGATCGCTGGACTGATGAGATCAAAACTCACACTTACGTACACACGAACATTACCAAGTTCCTGGAGGGCTTCCGCTATGACGCGCATCCCATGGGGATGATGCTCAGTACTGTTAGTGCTCTATCTACGTTCTATCCAGACGCCAAGAACATTCGTGATCCAGAAAACCGCTATTTGCAACGGGTGCGCCTCCTGGCAAAGGCACCTACGATTGCAGCATTTTCATTTCGCCACTCACGCGGGCTTCCATTTGTTTTTCCTGACAACGATCTTGATTATGTTGGTAACTTCGTCAACATGACTTTTAGCATTGGCGGGCGCCACAAACCAAACCCAGTGTTGCAGCGGGCTCTGGAAGTTTTGTTCGTGCTGCATGCCGATCACGAGCAGAATTGTTCCACCAGTGCAGTGCGCGCCGTCGGCTCCTCGCATGTGGATCTGTTTTCCGCTGTTTCTGCCGGTATTGCGGCGCTTTACGGTCCTCTGCATGGGGGCGCCAATGAAGCGGTGATCAAAATGCTCGATGAAATCGGTTCGGTTCAGAATGTTCCAAACTTCATTAAGGAAGTCAAGGAAGGGAAAAGACTCCTCATGGGCTTTGGGCATCGCGTCTACAAGTCATACGACCCGCGCGCAAAGTTGATTAAACAAATCGCTGATGAGGTGTTCGATCAAACCGGTCTCAATCCAAAGCTCAAAATCGCTCTTGAATTGGAGCGCATTGCTCTGGAGGAGGATTATTTTGTCTCGCGCAAGTTGTACCCCAATGTCGATTTCTACTCAGGTTTGATTTATCAAGCAATGGGTTATCCTACTGATTACTTCACAGTGCTCTTTGCCCTGGGTCGGATGCCAGGTTGGTTGGCGCAGTGGGAAGAAATGCTGCTTGACGACGATCAAAAGATCGCACGCCCGAGACAGATTTACACCGGTTCTGAAGAGCGTCCGTACGTGCCGATGGAAAAACGGAAAACGTCTGTTACGGCGTAA
- a CDS encoding universal stress protein has product MKLIVAIEGEESARAALDYIVKENYPSDTQMHLVHVIVPGFADVSVAGIPDVAAEERKEEQTLLAEMARTVKEKLGIEASVDILSGETAAVIADACKKFDADAVITPSHVRHGFSRIWFGSVADEIVDAAPCNVIVLKMDKHTV; this is encoded by the coding sequence ATGAAACTCATAGTCGCTATAGAAGGCGAGGAAAGTGCACGCGCTGCGCTCGATTACATCGTCAAAGAGAATTATCCAAGCGATACGCAGATGCATCTGGTGCACGTGATCGTGCCGGGTTTCGCGGATGTTTCAGTAGCTGGAATCCCGGATGTCGCTGCTGAAGAGAGGAAAGAAGAGCAAACTCTCTTGGCAGAGATGGCTCGCACCGTGAAGGAAAAACTCGGCATCGAGGCTTCCGTAGATATCCTGTCCGGTGAAACTGCCGCAGTTATTGCTGACGCCTGCAAGAAATTTGACGCTGACGCTGTCATTACTCCGAGTCACGTGCGCCACGGATTTAGCCGTATCTGGTTCGGCAGCGTGGCAGACGAGATAGTCGACGCCGCTCCATGCAATGTGATCGTGCTGAAAATGGACAAGCATACGGTCTAG
- a CDS encoding DUF4240 domain-containing protein: protein MNRQKFWSIISTAKRRDLLNDDQQSAFNGICKRLSTESSAEIESFADQLAEALRDLDTSALFSHCADATPDSFLYARCFAIGMGEQFYQSVRTSPSKMPPATESFELLLYAPQQAWAISQGTDPDDWDYKSKIDFETGSNPDGWPQICNLRTITFRDSQALNKSLRELNSFASLALTADEVGAIYVQELDKLAFSTKQLRHLVLQLQVDNSDICIRAPKDDTEIYPVKIETNWYVSAAASDRKNFFVQSITDRLKHICLRDDLDPEKVNRVNAILS from the coding sequence ATGAATCGGCAAAAATTTTGGAGCATCATCTCGACTGCGAAACGGCGTGATCTTTTGAACGATGACCAACAATCAGCGTTCAATGGTATTTGCAAGCGATTGTCGACTGAGTCATCAGCCGAAATAGAGTCATTTGCCGATCAATTGGCGGAAGCTCTTCGTGATCTTGACACTTCCGCACTTTTTTCACACTGCGCAGACGCCACCCCAGACAGCTTTCTGTACGCCCGATGCTTTGCTATCGGAATGGGAGAACAATTCTATCAGTCCGTACGCACATCACCATCCAAGATGCCTCCTGCTACGGAATCCTTTGAGCTATTGCTTTACGCTCCACAACAAGCTTGGGCGATCTCACAAGGTACTGATCCAGATGATTGGGATTACAAGTCGAAAATCGATTTTGAAACGGGCAGCAATCCAGATGGTTGGCCGCAAATATGCAATCTAAGAACAATAACATTTCGTGATTCACAAGCGCTGAACAAGTCGTTACGCGAACTAAACAGCTTTGCGTCCCTTGCTCTGACCGCTGATGAGGTAGGAGCCATTTACGTACAAGAATTGGATAAGCTTGCATTTAGCACAAAACAGCTCAGGCATTTAGTTTTGCAACTTCAAGTCGATAATAGCGACATTTGCATTAGGGCGCCAAAAGACGATACCGAAATCTATCCGGTAAAAATAGAAACCAATTGGTATGTTTCAGCAGCGGCGAGCGACAGGAAGAATTTCTTCGTACAGTCTATAACCGACAGGCTAAAGCACATTTGTCTACGCGATGACTTAGACCCGGAAAAGGTAAACAGAGTAAATGCCATACTTTCCTGA
- a CDS encoding DUF4240 domain-containing protein — MNLVFKYDNTEDDHITAFSALLDEHGGDEHSITQELWSKLRYDSYLPLTKSYIEANEVGKISDYLLEQFDNGIYGFEFFTLVSDALIANGDKNRLTDFWKSIVLTRFSHRHYEAVGKSLQLMRDAFLKLEGSTEEVDELQSQLEIKRQRRKKRQSPAPPENRVAPSELSETRFWNLIGQSKRHEENSYAQVLLRTENLRDSLSRLTATEIKQFADIFRQKLNESYTWELWALAYIAFGGCSDDGFEYFRTWLISEGQEVFERLIDKPESILQLGIRPCKLESMLYVPEELYSEMTGEVLELSVPSLTEPSGVEWEESEEVLQELYPAIYKHFSK; from the coding sequence ATGAATCTGGTCTTTAAATATGACAATACAGAAGATGACCATATTACGGCATTCAGTGCCTTATTGGACGAGCATGGCGGTGACGAGCATTCAATTACTCAAGAGCTCTGGTCAAAGCTAAGATACGATTCTTACTTGCCGTTGACTAAAAGTTACATTGAAGCAAACGAAGTAGGCAAGATTTCTGACTACTTATTGGAGCAGTTCGACAATGGCATTTATGGATTTGAGTTCTTTACCCTCGTCAGCGATGCCTTAATCGCCAATGGTGATAAGAACAGATTGACAGATTTTTGGAAATCCATAGTTCTAACCCGGTTTAGTCATAGACATTATGAGGCTGTTGGCAAGTCACTTCAATTAATGCGGGATGCATTTTTAAAGCTTGAAGGATCGACCGAAGAGGTTGATGAACTGCAATCTCAGCTTGAGATAAAGCGGCAGAGACGAAAGAAAAGACAAAGTCCCGCTCCTCCCGAAAACAGAGTTGCCCCAAGTGAATTATCAGAGACACGATTTTGGAATCTTATAGGACAGTCGAAGAGGCATGAAGAAAACAGTTACGCTCAAGTTTTGCTGCGAACCGAGAATCTCAGGGATTCATTGTCACGTCTTACCGCAACTGAAATCAAACAATTTGCCGACATCTTCCGCCAAAAATTGAATGAGTCCTATACATGGGAGCTCTGGGCATTAGCTTACATAGCCTTTGGTGGCTGCAGCGATGATGGATTTGAATACTTTCGAACATGGCTGATCTCAGAAGGTCAGGAAGTGTTCGAACGTTTGATAGACAAACCCGAGAGCATACTTCAGCTGGGCATAAGACCTTGCAAACTCGAGAGTATGCTTTATGTTCCGGAAGAACTTTACTCAGAGATGACAGGAGAAGTTTTGGAGCTGTCTGTACCTTCGTTGACTGAACCATCAGGGGTGGAATGGGAAGAGTCCGAAGAAGTTTTACAAGAACTCTATCCAGCCATCTATAAGCACTTTAGTAAATGA
- a CDS encoding DUF4240 domain-containing protein, which produces MLETEFWHLIAESRAALREAHVDIQEQSEVLKSKLISLGPQPIIEFKVVFENKFVNANSWELCAVQFLAFGIFTDTSFNAFRAWLIAQGEEVYVRGVKEPSTLADLLKEEDSLSLLDSAEYFLYCADLAYEELIGRDIWDDVPEDLPKDTMESDQTFDETNICQVYPHLCKLFGYTPS; this is translated from the coding sequence ATGTTAGAAACAGAATTTTGGCACTTGATTGCCGAGTCAAGAGCAGCACTCAGAGAAGCTCACGTCGATATTCAGGAGCAATCTGAAGTTCTAAAATCTAAACTGATTTCGCTTGGACCTCAACCAATCATCGAATTCAAGGTTGTTTTCGAAAATAAGTTTGTCAATGCAAACAGTTGGGAGTTGTGCGCGGTGCAATTTCTGGCTTTTGGAATTTTTACTGATACTTCTTTTAACGCGTTTCGAGCGTGGTTGATTGCTCAAGGAGAAGAGGTTTACGTGCGAGGCGTCAAGGAACCGAGCACTTTGGCTGATCTTTTGAAAGAAGAGGACTCGTTATCACTCCTCGACAGCGCAGAGTACTTTCTTTACTGTGCAGATCTGGCGTACGAAGAATTGATAGGCAGGGATATTTGGGATGACGTTCCTGAGGACCTCCCGAAAGACACGATGGAAAGCGACCAAACATTTGACGAAACGAACATTTGCCAGGTCTATCCGCACCTTTGCAAGCTTTTCGGTTATACACCGAGCTAG
- the efp gene encoding elongation factor P, giving the protein MMQSPEPVLKLGRNSMISSNDFRPGLTIEFRQSVWQVVEAMHVKPGKGSAFVQTRLRNLQTSDVLSVNFRAGERIEAANVENRKLVFVYRDFEQLILMDRAGTESFELEAKHFGSDLDLLKEGLEDIAVITHRGKVIRVELPNMVDLEVRETPPNERGNTNSGGGKQALLETGAVIMVPFHVKRGDKIRVDTRTRTYVTRL; this is encoded by the coding sequence TTGATGCAATCCCCTGAGCCGGTACTCAAGCTTGGGAGGAATAGCATGATATCGAGCAACGATTTTCGTCCTGGTCTTACAATTGAATTTCGACAATCTGTCTGGCAAGTAGTGGAAGCGATGCACGTGAAGCCAGGAAAAGGCTCAGCGTTTGTTCAAACACGCTTACGCAACCTGCAGACAAGCGATGTTTTGTCGGTGAACTTTCGTGCAGGAGAACGCATTGAAGCAGCAAATGTTGAAAATAGAAAACTAGTATTTGTCTATCGAGACTTTGAACAACTCATCTTGATGGACAGGGCCGGCACTGAATCGTTCGAACTTGAAGCAAAGCACTTTGGTAGCGACTTAGACTTGCTCAAAGAGGGCCTCGAGGATATTGCCGTAATCACACATCGTGGAAAAGTAATACGAGTAGAACTGCCTAATATGGTGGACCTGGAAGTGCGCGAAACGCCACCAAACGAGAGAGGAAATACAAATTCTGGAGGTGGGAAACAAGCACTTCTAGAAACTGGCGCAGTCATCATGGTTCCTTTTCACGTTAAAAGGGGCGACAAAATTCGAGTCGACACACGCACGCGCACATACGTGACCAGGCTTTGA
- a CDS encoding glucosidase, protein MARNAARSVLERLEQARTGKENWKKWGPYLSERQWGTVREDYSDNGDAWAYFSHDQSRSRAYRWGEDGLAGISDDHQILCFSLALWNGQDPIVKERLFGLTNSEGNHGEDVKEQYFYLDSSPAHAYMKYLYKYPQRPFPYAELVNTNRKRSRHELEFELLDTGIFDDDRYFDVFVEYAKAAPEDILIKITAFNRGPDAAPLHVLPTLLFRNTWSWAEGGSKPVMRSVPGSPHSIVHAHHTDPLFQESMVDYYLYCQGDAPLLFCDNETNNARLFGTPNTSAYVKDGINNYVVHKQSAAVNSDMGTKVSPHYQLMVAAGSSESVCLRLSLSAPQQLAEPFKGFEDVFRQRKNEADEFYNSIMPPDIKSDSDKANVFRQALAGMLWSKQYFYYDLDRWLKDHNADFLQDHENLGKVRNSGWHHMYNEDVISMPDKWEYPWYAAWDLAFHTVALGMVDLDFAKQQLDLMLRNDYQHPNGQLPAYEWNFGDVNPPVHAFATMQIYLHDKERQGGKGDIDFLKYAFTKLMVNYSWWVNRKDPTGRNVFEGGFLGLDNIGVFDRSSPLPTGGRLEQADGTAWMVLFSQQMLRIAIELALHDPLYEDFALKFFQHTLWIGGAMDRLGEHSDELWDEEDGFFYDVLRLPNRHSLRLKVRSMVGLLPLSAIVVIEEKNLEKLPTFAKQSQEFLSRHPELWGNMHDPTQPGVKNRRMLSLFSEAKLRRTLSRMLDESEFFSPYGIRSLSRHHQDHPFVFKHGGQEFRVGYLPGESDTGMFGGNSNWRGPIWMPVNALLLVSLWNIYSYYGDSFKIECPTGSGNEMTLFEVATELCNRLSSIFLKGSDGRRPVYGGSEKFQTDPHWRDLVLFYEYFHGDNGAGIGASHQTGWTGLIARIMQLNSALTKEQLLTEESHRALFAGAMG, encoded by the coding sequence ATGGCCAGGAATGCAGCAAGAAGCGTATTAGAGCGACTCGAACAGGCTCGCACAGGCAAAGAGAACTGGAAGAAGTGGGGACCATATCTGAGTGAGCGCCAGTGGGGCACAGTTCGCGAAGATTACAGCGATAATGGCGATGCCTGGGCCTATTTCTCTCACGACCAGTCACGTTCCCGTGCCTATCGATGGGGCGAGGATGGTCTGGCCGGAATCTCCGATGACCATCAAATTTTGTGCTTTTCTCTGGCTTTATGGAACGGGCAGGACCCGATTGTAAAAGAGCGGCTCTTCGGACTGACAAACAGCGAAGGTAACCATGGCGAGGATGTAAAGGAACAGTACTTTTACCTCGATAGCTCGCCCGCGCATGCCTACATGAAGTACTTGTACAAGTACCCGCAACGTCCATTTCCTTACGCTGAGTTGGTCAACACCAACCGGAAGCGTAGCCGTCATGAGCTGGAGTTTGAGCTTCTCGATACGGGAATATTCGACGACGATCGTTATTTCGACGTCTTTGTCGAATATGCGAAAGCTGCTCCGGAAGACATTCTGATCAAAATCACGGCTTTTAATCGGGGACCCGACGCTGCACCGCTCCATGTCTTGCCGACTCTGTTGTTCCGCAATACCTGGTCCTGGGCAGAGGGTGGTTCTAAACCCGTTATGCGAAGTGTTCCCGGTTCGCCACACAGTATTGTTCATGCTCACCATACAGATCCGTTGTTTCAGGAGTCTATGGTTGACTACTATCTGTATTGCCAGGGCGACGCTCCATTGCTCTTCTGTGACAATGAAACCAACAACGCGCGTCTTTTCGGCACGCCCAATACAAGTGCTTATGTGAAAGATGGGATCAATAATTACGTTGTTCACAAGCAGAGTGCCGCTGTCAATTCGGATATGGGCACCAAGGTGTCACCTCATTATCAACTAATGGTGGCAGCTGGAAGCTCCGAGTCTGTTTGTTTGCGACTGAGCCTGTCTGCTCCCCAGCAGCTTGCAGAGCCATTCAAGGGATTTGAAGACGTATTTCGGCAGAGAAAGAATGAAGCAGATGAATTCTACAATTCGATTATGCCACCAGATATCAAATCTGATTCCGATAAAGCCAATGTGTTTCGTCAAGCGCTCGCGGGTATGCTCTGGTCCAAGCAGTATTTCTACTACGATCTCGATCGCTGGTTGAAAGATCACAATGCCGACTTTTTGCAGGACCACGAAAATCTGGGTAAGGTGAGAAATAGCGGCTGGCATCATATGTATAACGAAGACGTTATTTCGATGCCGGATAAGTGGGAATACCCATGGTATGCGGCTTGGGACCTGGCTTTTCACACGGTGGCGCTGGGTATGGTCGACCTGGACTTCGCCAAGCAACAACTCGACTTGATGTTGCGCAACGACTATCAGCATCCCAACGGTCAACTGCCGGCTTATGAATGGAACTTTGGTGATGTCAATCCGCCAGTGCACGCCTTCGCAACCATGCAGATTTACTTGCACGACAAAGAACGTCAAGGTGGCAAGGGCGATATCGATTTCCTCAAGTATGCATTTACGAAATTGATGGTCAATTACTCCTGGTGGGTTAACCGCAAGGATCCAACCGGGCGCAACGTATTCGAAGGCGGATTCCTTGGTTTGGATAACATCGGCGTGTTTGACCGCAGTTCACCATTGCCGACTGGAGGGCGTCTCGAACAGGCTGACGGAACGGCGTGGATGGTTTTGTTCAGCCAACAGATGTTGCGAATCGCTATCGAATTGGCACTGCACGATCCGCTCTATGAAGACTTTGCCTTGAAGTTTTTCCAGCATACATTGTGGATTGGTGGGGCGATGGACCGGCTCGGCGAACACAGCGATGAGTTGTGGGATGAGGAAGACGGTTTCTTCTACGACGTTTTGCGCCTGCCGAATAGGCATTCACTTCGCCTGAAAGTGAGATCGATGGTTGGGTTGTTGCCACTATCGGCGATTGTCGTTATTGAAGAGAAAAATCTCGAAAAACTTCCCACTTTTGCTAAACAGAGTCAGGAGTTTCTGTCGCGACATCCTGAACTCTGGGGCAATATGCATGACCCAACTCAGCCAGGAGTGAAGAACCGGCGCATGCTGTCGCTATTCAGCGAGGCTAAACTGAGGCGCACGCTGTCTCGGATGCTCGACGAAAGCGAGTTTTTCAGCCCTTACGGAATTCGGTCGCTGTCGAGGCACCATCAAGATCATCCATTTGTATTTAAGCATGGCGGGCAGGAGTTTCGAGTCGGCTATCTGCCCGGTGAATCAGACACAGGTATGTTTGGTGGCAACTCCAACTGGCGTGGTCCGATCTGGATGCCGGTGAATGCACTGCTTCTGGTGTCGCTCTGGAATATCTATTCCTACTATGGTGATTCATTCAAAATCGAGTGCCCGACCGGATCTGGAAACGAGATGACTCTCTTCGAAGTGGCTACGGAGCTTTGCAATCGTCTCTCCTCGATATTTTTGAAAGGATCAGATGGTCGCCGCCCCGTCTATGGTGGCTCAGAGAAATTCCAGACCGATCCGCATTGGCGCGATTTGGTCTTGTTCTATGAGTATTTCCATGGCGACAACGGCGCCGGCATCGGAGCCAGCCATCAAACGGGATGGACTGGGCTGATTGCTCGTATCATGCAATTGAACAGCGCGCTGACTAAAGAACAGCTTCTAACCGAGGAGTCGCACCGGGCTCTGTTTGCTGGCGCCATGGGGTAG
- a CDS encoding class I SAM-dependent methyltransferase, translated as MAIAIEFIRIIFVSTSTSRDTWYRDFFTGAALDLWRQAKTEDETENECAFLQEIFEQSGSHLLDVPCGNGRLTIPMAEAGYKVTGLDFCQEFLDDAAKRAASINFEDGAVEFIQGDMRKISSKTKFDGAFCFGNSFGYFNREGTEQMLQSVGECLKVGAKFVLESSMLAETFLVNGAEREWVRVGDMLMLIENHYDPRESCVQTEYTFIRDGKQESRHATHWIYTSGEVCSMLSRAGLFVDDLFGSLEGDEYALGSERVVLVAEKRKG; from the coding sequence ATTGCAATTGCAATTGAATTCATAAGGATAATCTTCGTGTCAACCTCAACTTCGCGCGACACCTGGTACAGAGACTTTTTTACTGGAGCAGCTCTGGATCTCTGGCGGCAGGCAAAGACAGAAGATGAGACGGAAAATGAATGTGCCTTCTTGCAGGAAATATTTGAGCAAAGCGGCTCACATCTGCTCGATGTACCTTGTGGCAACGGCAGGCTAACGATACCAATGGCCGAAGCTGGTTACAAAGTTACCGGGCTGGATTTTTGTCAGGAATTTCTCGATGATGCTGCGAAACGGGCTGCTTCTATTAATTTTGAAGATGGCGCAGTTGAATTCATTCAGGGCGACATGCGCAAAATTTCTTCTAAGACAAAGTTTGACGGTGCCTTCTGTTTTGGCAACAGTTTTGGTTACTTCAATCGTGAAGGAACCGAGCAAATGCTTCAGTCAGTGGGTGAATGTCTGAAAGTGGGAGCGAAGTTTGTACTTGAAAGCAGCATGCTTGCGGAAACGTTTCTCGTTAACGGCGCAGAACGAGAGTGGGTGCGTGTGGGCGACATGCTCATGCTCATTGAAAATCACTACGATCCGCGCGAGAGTTGCGTGCAGACTGAATACACTTTTATTCGTGACGGCAAACAAGAATCTCGGCACGCAACGCACTGGATTTACACGTCAGGCGAAGTTTGCTCGATGCTATCGAGAGCCGGCTTGTTTGTCGATGACTTGTTTGGATCGCTTGAGGGCGATGAATATGCGCTCGGCTCGGAGCGAGTCGTTTTAGTAGCGGAAAAGCGTAAGGGCTGA